In Arcobacter ellisii, a genomic segment contains:
- a CDS encoding P-II family nitrogen regulator, with translation MKKIEIIIKPFKLEDVKDALVEAGITGMSVYDVKGYGRQQGHSELYRGAEYVVDFLPKIKIDVVVKDEMVETVINAVVNSAKTGKIGDGKIFVSSLDEVVRIRTEERGSEAV, from the coding sequence ATGAAAAAAATTGAGATTATAATTAAACCTTTTAAATTAGAAGATGTAAAAGATGCTTTAGTTGAAGCTGGAATTACAGGTATGAGTGTTTATGATGTAAAAGGTTATGGAAGACAACAAGGTCATAGTGAGCTTTATAGAGGAGCTGAGTATGTAGTTGATTTTTTACCAAAAATCAAAATTGATGTAGTGGTAAAAGATGAGATGGTTGAAACAGTTATAAATGCAGTTGTTAATTCAGCTAAAACTGGAAAAATTGGAGATGGTAAAATCTTTGTATCATCTTTAGATGAAGTAGTAAGAATTAGAACTGAAGAGCGAGGAAGCGAAGCAGTTTAA
- a CDS encoding ammonium transporter, whose protein sequence is MGIESLSYVIDTLYAIFAMTLIIFMVPGFAMLEAGIVRTKNVTAVLTINTLIYAIASLSFLLFGYSLAFGELGSDTMSKYAAFLFQMAFVGKVINIMSGGVSERAKVIPLAIFTVIMAAVLYPLVVNVTWGSNFLEGTVLELSMYDLAGSSVIHSTGGWALLAAILIIGARRGRYTPEGGIRVIPASNIPLVTLGAFLLWIGWFGFNGGSVGSIASKENADLVALTIMNTNTAGLSGAIIVAIIMQIMYKKLDLTMILNGALGGLVAITAGPDLYDIYTPILIGAIGGVLVVIGVSMFDKLRIDDPVGALSVHLVNGIWGTIAVGIFASNGDDITLLGQLKGILLIAIFAFVSSYIVLFIINKIIPLRAGNDEEMQGLDVDECGIEAYPEFKRAF, encoded by the coding sequence ATGGGTATAGAATCATTATCTTACGTTATTGATACTCTGTATGCAATCTTTGCAATGACTTTAATCATTTTTATGGTTCCAGGTTTTGCAATGTTAGAAGCAGGAATTGTTAGAACAAAAAATGTTACAGCAGTACTAACTATAAATACACTTATTTATGCAATCGCATCACTATCATTTTTATTATTTGGATATTCATTAGCCTTTGGTGAATTAGGAAGTGATACAATGAGTAAATATGCAGCTTTCTTATTTCAAATGGCATTCGTTGGAAAAGTAATAAATATCATGAGTGGTGGAGTTAGTGAAAGAGCTAAAGTTATTCCTTTAGCAATATTTACAGTAATTATGGCAGCAGTTTTATATCCATTAGTTGTAAATGTAACTTGGGGTTCAAATTTTCTTGAAGGAACGGTTTTAGAATTATCAATGTATGATTTAGCTGGTTCAAGTGTAATTCATAGTACAGGTGGTTGGGCATTATTAGCTGCAATTTTAATTATTGGTGCTAGACGTGGAAGATATACTCCTGAAGGTGGAATTAGAGTAATTCCTGCTTCAAATATTCCTTTAGTTACACTTGGGGCATTTTTATTATGGATTGGTTGGTTTGGATTCAACGGTGGAAGTGTTGGTTCAATAGCATCAAAAGAGAATGCAGATTTAGTTGCTTTAACAATTATGAATACAAACACAGCTGGTTTAAGTGGAGCTATAATTGTTGCAATAATTATGCAAATAATGTATAAAAAACTAGATTTAACTATGATTTTAAATGGTGCATTAGGTGGTTTAGTTGCAATAACAGCAGGTCCAGATTTATATGATATCTATACACCTATCTTAATAGGTGCAATTGGTGGAGTATTAGTTGTAATAGGTGTTTCTATGTTTGATAAACTTAGAATTGATGATCCAGTTGGAGCATTATCTGTTCACCTTGTAAATGGAATTTGGGGAACAATAGCTGTTGGAATTTTTGCATCAAATGGAGATGATATAACTTTATTAGGTCAATTAAAAGGAATTTTACTTATTGCTATTTTTGCATTTGTAAGTTCATATATTGTTTTATTTATTATCAATAAAATTATACCTTTAAGAGCAGGAAATGATGAAGAAATGCAAGGATTAGATGTTGATGAATGTGGAATTGAAGCTTATCCAGAATTTAAACGTGCATTCTAA
- a CDS encoding flagellar basal body-associated FliL family protein, whose amino-acid sequence MAEENQEVKSSGGGKGLIIVLIALVVVLLLAVVGGGYFLYSQGVLNGNNQTTQEEVKPEASDKGDSFKADINDLVLNLTDSRGKEKLMKLSFSIKSTEPTIAAIVEQYKAEIIDVVISQISARSSEELLTVGGKNLLKDELIQDINNVINSVTSSDSKIARNSVQTILFTTFVIK is encoded by the coding sequence ATGGCAGAAGAAAATCAAGAAGTTAAAAGTTCAGGTGGAGGAAAAGGTTTAATTATTGTTCTAATTGCTTTAGTTGTAGTTTTATTATTAGCTGTTGTTGGTGGAGGATATTTCCTATACTCACAAGGTGTTTTAAATGGTAATAATCAAACAACACAAGAAGAAGTTAAACCAGAAGCATCTGATAAAGGAGATTCTTTCAAAGCTGATATTAATGATTTAGTATTAAATTTAACTGATTCAAGAGGAAAAGAGAAATTAATGAAATTGTCTTTTTCAATCAAAAGTACAGAACCTACAATTGCAGCAATTGTAGAACAATATAAAGCAGAAATTATTGATGTTGTAATTTCTCAAATAAGTGCGAGAAGTTCTGAAGAATTGTTAACAGTTGGTGGTAAAAATTTATTGAAAGATGAATTAATTCAAGATATAAATAATGTAATAAATAGTGTTACATCATCAGATAGTAAAATCGCAAGAAATAGTGTACAAACTATACTATTTACAACATTTGTAATTAAATAA
- the amt gene encoding ammonium transporter, producing the protein MENFTDVKYILDGFLFVFAGILVMWMAAGFAMLESGLTRTKNTATVLTKNVVLFAVSCIMFYFVGYNFMYGEGSSFIGSGAMLSGKTSEALGYPVMADFFFQVVFVATAASVVSGTIAERMKLWPFLIFTVVLSGLIYPIQGHWTWGGSELGGLIAGFSDFAGSTIVHSVGGWAALAGVLILGARKGKYTKDGQVKPIPGSNLPLATLGTFILWMGWFGFNGGSQLALGSKEDIDGIASVVASTNMAACAGAIMAAILTQLIYKKVDLTMVLNGALAGLVSCTAGPDLGMNIAFIEGLIGGALVVFAVPFFDKLRIDDPVGALSVHLVAGIWGTLAVGIFNPEVALLAQVKGIVVIGAFVFISSFIVWKILDLIIGLRVDEETEVNGLDIHETGLEAYPEFKRA; encoded by the coding sequence ATGGAAAATTTTACTGATGTAAAATATATTTTAGATGGTTTTCTGTTTGTGTTCGCAGGAATCCTTGTAATGTGGATGGCGGCTGGTTTTGCTATGTTAGAATCAGGTTTAACAAGAACAAAAAATACAGCAACAGTTTTAACTAAAAATGTTGTTTTATTTGCAGTTTCTTGTATTATGTTCTATTTTGTAGGATATAACTTCATGTATGGTGAAGGAAGTTCATTCATTGGTAGTGGTGCTATGCTTTCTGGTAAAACAAGTGAAGCTTTAGGATATCCAGTAATGGCAGATTTCTTTTTCCAAGTAGTGTTTGTTGCAACAGCTGCTTCAGTTGTTTCAGGAACAATTGCTGAAAGAATGAAATTATGGCCTTTCCTAATCTTTACAGTAGTGTTATCAGGTTTAATTTACCCAATTCAAGGTCACTGGACATGGGGAGGAAGTGAATTAGGTGGATTAATTGCTGGATTCTCTGACTTCGCTGGTTCTACGATTGTTCACTCTGTTGGTGGATGGGCTGCATTAGCTGGAGTATTAATTTTAGGTGCTAGAAAAGGAAAATATACTAAAGATGGTCAAGTAAAACCAATTCCTGGTTCAAATTTACCATTAGCTACTTTAGGTACATTCATTTTATGGATGGGATGGTTCGGATTTAATGGTGGTTCTCAATTAGCATTAGGTTCTAAAGAGGATATTGATGGAATTGCATCAGTTGTTGCAAGTACAAATATGGCAGCTTGTGCAGGTGCTATAATGGCGGCTATTTTAACTCAACTTATCTATAAAAAAGTTGATTTAACTATGGTTTTAAATGGTGCTTTAGCTGGTCTTGTTTCTTGTACAGCAGGTCCTGATTTAGGTATGAATATTGCATTTATTGAAGGTTTAATTGGTGGAGCATTAGTTGTATTTGCAGTACCATTCTTTGATAAACTTAGAATTGATGATCCAGTTGGAGCATTATCTGTTCACTTAGTTGCAGGTATTTGGGGAACATTAGCTGTTGGTATTTTCAATCCAGAAGTTGCTTTATTAGCACAAGTAAAAGGAATTGTTGTAATCGGTGCGTTTGTATTCATTTCATCATTCATTGTATGGAAAATCTTAGACTTAATCATTGGATTAAGAGTTGATGAAGAAACTGAAGTAAATGGTCTTGACATTCATGAAACTGGATTAGAAGCTTATCCAGAATTTAAAAGAGCATAA
- a CDS encoding P-II family nitrogen regulator, which translates to MKKIEAVIKPFKLEDVKDALAQAGVTGMTVSDVKGYGRQQGHSELYRGAEYVVDFLPKIKIDLIVADDSVDSIISVIIEAAKTGKIGDGKIFVSPVEKIVRIRTGEQDEEAI; encoded by the coding sequence GTGAAAAAAATTGAAGCTGTAATTAAACCATTTAAACTAGAAGATGTAAAAGATGCATTAGCACAAGCTGGTGTAACAGGTATGACTGTATCAGACGTAAAAGGTTATGGAAGACAACAAGGTCATAGTGAACTTTATAGAGGTGCTGAGTATGTAGTTGATTTTTTACCAAAAATTAAAATTGACTTGATTGTTGCAGATGATAGTGTTGATTCTATTATCTCTGTAATTATTGAAGCAGCAAAAACAGGGAAAATTGGAGATGGTAAAATTTTTGTTTCGCCAGTTGAAAAAATAGTAAGAATCAGAACTGGTGAGCAAGATGAGGAAGCTATTTAA
- the pyrC gene encoding dihydroorotase encodes MAELTFEINEPLDMHLHLRDADMLKLVGPLTSKTFSGALIMPNLVPPITTKEALLSYKQRIKEACIADKFEPFVTLFFKNDYSYDFLADIKDDIIGIKLYPAGITTNSETGVASMDVEVLRPTLESMSKLGIPLCIHGETNGFVMDREKEFMPIYEAIAIAFPDLKIIMEHITTKDAIELLDKYDNLFATVTLHHLIITLDDVAGGMLNPHLFCKPIAKRPEDRSALLNAALKAHPKLMFGSDSAPHPKHKKECCGCAAGVFTSPIALQVLTELFEKHNALDKLNAFVSLNAQKIYNLNLEKKTIKLVKKDFVVPAIYEYKNENVVPMYAGETISWSIESIN; translated from the coding sequence ATGGCTGAATTAACATTTGAAATTAATGAACCTTTGGATATGCATCTTCATTTAAGAGATGCAGATATGTTAAAACTTGTTGGTCCATTAACTTCTAAAACATTTAGTGGTGCATTAATTATGCCAAATTTAGTGCCACCTATTACAACAAAAGAAGCTTTATTATCTTACAAACAAAGAATTAAAGAGGCTTGTATAGCTGATAAATTTGAACCTTTTGTAACTTTATTTTTTAAAAATGATTATTCATATGATTTTTTAGCTGATATAAAAGATGATATTATTGGTATTAAACTTTATCCAGCAGGAATTACAACAAATTCTGAAACAGGTGTTGCTTCAATGGATGTTGAAGTTTTAAGACCAACTTTAGAATCTATGAGTAAACTGGGAATTCCATTATGTATTCATGGTGAAACAAATGGTTTTGTAATGGATAGAGAAAAAGAGTTTATGCCAATTTATGAAGCAATTGCAATTGCTTTTCCTGATTTAAAAATCATTATGGAACATATTACAACAAAAGATGCTATTGAATTATTGGATAAATACGACAATTTATTCGCAACAGTAACTCTTCATCATTTAATAATTACACTTGATGATGTTGCAGGAGGAATGTTAAATCCACATCTATTTTGTAAACCTATTGCAAAAAGACCTGAAGATAGAAGTGCTTTATTAAATGCAGCACTAAAAGCTCATCCAAAACTTATGTTTGGTAGTGATTCAGCTCCTCATCCTAAACATAAAAAAGAGTGTTGTGGTTGTGCTGCAGGTGTATTTACTTCACCTATTGCTTTACAAGTCTTAACAGAACTTTTTGAGAAACATAATGCACTTGATAAATTAAATGCTTTTGTTTCACTAAATGCACAAAAAATTTATAACTTAAATTTAGAGAAAAAAACTATTAAATTAGTAAAAAAAGATTTTGTAGTTCCAGCTATTTATGAGTATAAAAATGAAAATGTTGTTCCTATGTATGCAGGAGAAACAATTTCTTGGAGTATTGAAAGTATAAATTAA
- the fliM gene encoding flagellar motor switch protein FliM, giving the protein MAEFLSQDEIDALLDIAEQGEDIDGSNPLDKVVSKEKNYSIYDFKKPNRITVEQLKAFSTMHDKMLRDFINDLSSMLRKLVDVKLYSIEQMTYGEFILSIPQITSLNTLSIKPLDGRIVIECNPAISHKIIADLLGSGAVNTTDNIDRELTEIEVEILEHFYRMFIRILYKTWSDISSLNFKIESRDTNANAIQIVSDHEIVLLVVLEITIDEESGFLSICYPISYFEPLLNKIVEKIFTEGKNRKTSRKRDIKTLISGARMKIESIMAETELTTQEILNLREDDVIVFNKNATSSSATIYINKKEKFSAISGISNNRKAIQIKANLDREKQETLDTLRAMREEREIKAKETAENIRKLLNQRNS; this is encoded by the coding sequence ATGGCAGAATTTTTAAGTCAAGATGAGATTGATGCACTATTAGATATTGCTGAACAAGGGGAAGATATTGATGGTAGTAATCCTCTTGATAAGGTTGTATCTAAAGAAAAAAATTATTCAATTTATGACTTTAAAAAACCAAATAGGATTACTGTTGAACAATTAAAAGCATTTTCTACAATGCATGATAAAATGTTAAGAGATTTTATTAACGATTTATCATCAATGCTAAGAAAACTTGTTGATGTAAAACTTTATTCTATTGAACAAATGACTTATGGGGAGTTTATCTTATCAATTCCTCAAATTACTTCACTAAATACTTTGTCTATAAAACCTCTTGATGGAAGAATTGTAATTGAGTGCAACCCAGCTATTTCACATAAAATTATTGCTGATTTATTAGGTTCTGGAGCTGTAAATACAACAGATAATATTGATAGAGAATTAACAGAGATTGAAGTTGAAATTCTTGAACATTTTTATAGAATGTTTATTAGAATTTTATATAAAACTTGGAGTGATATTTCAAGTTTAAATTTTAAAATTGAATCAAGAGATACAAATGCAAATGCAATTCAAATTGTATCAGACCATGAAATTGTTCTGCTTGTTGTATTAGAAATTACAATTGATGAAGAATCAGGATTTTTATCTATTTGTTATCCTATTTCATATTTTGAACCTCTTTTAAATAAAATTGTTGAAAAAATATTTACAGAGGGTAAAAATAGAAAAACAAGTAGAAAAAGAGATATTAAAACATTGATTTCTGGTGCAAGGATGAAAATAGAATCAATTATGGCAGAAACTGAATTAACTACTCAAGAAATTTTAAATTTAAGAGAAGATGATGTTATTGTATTCAATAAAAATGCAACCTCTTCATCAGCAACAATTTACATAAATAAAAAAGAAAAATTTAGTGCAATTTCTGGAATCTCAAATAATAGAAAAGCAATACAAATAAAAGCTAATTTAGATAGAGAAAAACAAGAGACTTTAGATACTCTAAGAGCAATGAGAGAAGAAAGAGAAATAAAAGCAAAAGAGACAGCAGAAAATATTAGAAAACTTCTAAATCAAAGAAATAGTTAA
- a CDS encoding ankyrin repeat domain-containing protein, with protein MFNKLLKKTKITEDEFIKELLSSSFNLEKITKIYTQLDINLNSYYYKDEHILHYCCKKELFQSVQWLLEQGVSPEIENAQKETAIFYSIHSKSSAIIQLLVDYKADINHLNIYKRTALQDAVISANNRIVNYLIEVTTNLGNCDVHGNNLIFDAIANGNLEIIKRVASLKEVNLNQINEEGNTILHKEIVLKNNSLALLLMDLGADPTILDKNGKNFLFYAITKGIENISIIEKAVSLGCNINSRSSQNTTLLMESVNYFLNTPKEDIEQRNSHFEMIKELINLGINVEALDNKNENALFLATRSEDRDLINLFLETSNIHLNHENNNGETVLLILVLNGIRNSDLIKLYLGKGANPTLVNKFGKSIIEILIDIILHIQNRKDLDFEYKIVLNDDAEYPTVLENLLRNCKIDLNQLNSMGEPMFFQSILHFNFKLFKILRIKNINLNQKDKDGNNIIFKLMEYNYQGKIKDKKLYLNTLKSLINSGVDINAKNNEGLTALHVAVTEKCEYTIRLLLELRADCYITDTKGRSIIHNCIWKNTTKYFKLIHNYNKEIVNIPDMFGVRPINYAAFMGKKDFVIELLDEGALVNNPMKKDPKILKFLEKYHSNIINLTKGVEKEVDKANLKLLADNMIKEFGIKI; from the coding sequence ATGTTTAATAAACTTCTTAAGAAGACCAAAATAACCGAAGATGAATTTATAAAAGAGCTATTGAGTTCTTCTTTCAATTTAGAAAAAATAACTAAAATTTACACTCAATTAGACATTAACTTAAATTCATACTATTACAAAGATGAACATATTTTACATTATTGCTGCAAAAAAGAGTTATTTCAATCAGTTCAATGGCTTCTTGAACAAGGAGTTAGTCCTGAAATTGAAAATGCTCAAAAAGAGACTGCAATTTTTTATTCTATTCACTCTAAAAGTAGTGCTATTATTCAATTATTAGTTGATTATAAAGCAGATATAAATCACCTAAATATATATAAAAGAACTGCGTTACAAGATGCTGTAATAAGTGCAAATAATAGAATTGTAAATTATTTGATAGAAGTTACAACAAACTTAGGAAATTGTGATGTTCACGGAAACAATCTTATTTTTGATGCTATTGCTAATGGAAATTTAGAAATTATAAAAAGAGTCGCTTCGTTAAAAGAGGTTAATCTTAATCAAATTAATGAAGAGGGAAATACAATTTTACATAAAGAAATTGTATTAAAAAACAATAGTTTAGCTCTATTATTGATGGATTTAGGAGCAGACCCTACAATATTAGATAAAAATGGTAAAAATTTTCTATTTTATGCCATAACAAAAGGTATTGAAAATATTAGTATTATTGAAAAAGCTGTAAGTCTTGGATGTAATATAAACAGTAGAAGTTCTCAAAATACAACTTTATTGATGGAATCAGTTAACTATTTTTTAAATACTCCAAAAGAAGATATTGAACAAAGAAATAGCCATTTTGAGATGATTAAAGAACTTATAAATCTTGGTATAAATGTTGAAGCCTTAGATAATAAAAATGAAAATGCGCTTTTTTTAGCTACAAGAAGTGAAGATAGAGATTTGATTAATCTATTTTTAGAAACATCAAATATTCACTTAAACCATGAAAATAATAATGGTGAAACTGTTTTATTAATTCTAGTTTTAAATGGTATTAGAAACAGTGATTTAATAAAACTTTATTTGGGAAAAGGTGCAAATCCAACTTTAGTAAATAAATTTGGGAAATCTATTATTGAAATTTTAATTGATATTATTTTACATATTCAAAATAGAAAAGATTTAGACTTTGAATATAAAATTGTATTAAATGATGATGCTGAATATCCAACTGTTTTAGAAAATCTTTTAAGAAATTGTAAGATTGATTTAAACCAGTTGAATTCAATGGGAGAGCCTATGTTTTTCCAATCTATTTTGCATTTTAATTTCAAATTATTTAAAATTCTTAGAATAAAAAATATTAACCTAAACCAAAAAGATAAAGATGGGAATAACATAATCTTTAAATTGATGGAATATAACTACCAAGGTAAAATAAAAGACAAAAAGTTATACTTAAATACTTTAAAAAGCCTTATAAATTCAGGTGTTGATATAAATGCAAAAAATAATGAAGGCTTAACTGCTTTACATGTTGCTGTTACAGAAAAATGTGAATATACAATAAGATTATTATTAGAATTAAGAGCTGATTGTTATATTACAGATACAAAAGGAAGAAGTATTATTCATAATTGTATTTGGAAAAATACTACAAAATATTTTAAATTAATTCATAACTACAACAAAGAAATAGTAAATATTCCTGATATGTTTGGAGTTAGACCTATAAATTATGCAGCTTTTATGGGTAAAAAAGATTTTGTTATTGAACTACTTGATGAAGGTGCTTTAGTAAATAATCCTATGAAAAAAGACCCTAAAATACTTAAGTTTCTTGAAAAATACCATTCAAATATTATAAATTTGACAAAAGGTGTAGAAAAAGAAGTTGATAAAGCAAACTTAAAATTACTTGCAGACAATATGATTAAAGAGTTTGGTATTAAAATATAA
- a CDS encoding flagellar biosynthetic protein FliQ — MDLIAISENTVKIILILGLPSLIVSMVIGLIISIFQAVTQVSDASLSFVPKMIFVSAFILISLPWIGDHIETYTKDLWNLILIFGN, encoded by the coding sequence ATGGATTTAATAGCGATCTCTGAAAATACCGTAAAAATAATCCTAATTTTAGGATTGCCTTCTTTAATTGTAAGTATGGTAATTGGACTTATAATTTCTATATTTCAAGCAGTAACACAAGTAAGTGATGCTTCTTTATCTTTTGTTCCTAAGATGATATTTGTTTCGGCTTTTATTTTAATATCTCTTCCTTGGATTGGAGATCACATTGAAACATATACAAAAGATTTGTGGAATTTAATATTGATATTTGGAAATTAA
- a CDS encoding flagellar basal body P-ring protein FlgI produces the protein MILKYFFIVTLFLSSLYSQTIKDISNVIGIRENQLIGYGLIVGLPGTGDKSKFTMQSLQNLLRNSYIKIPAGSINSKNIAAVMVTADLPPFSRQGDKIKVKVSTIGDAKSIDNGELLITQLKGVDGNVYALAQGTILANENNKTTGFIYDGATVENEIDFNLRDETSLQLSLLKNSAKNADLIETKINEKFGKKLATALDTRTIEIKKPADISMVKFLALVQNIELDSTFKKKLIIDVSRESVITGGDIPIDPVTIARDKFTIKIAKTDLDNNQWNDPKENPGVSVDKDVKIADKPIINIDNAMINTKGTPTISDLVRSMKVMKLPMTEIIDTIKMIKEMGAIDVDIEVRG, from the coding sequence ATGATATTGAAATATTTTTTCATCGTAACACTTTTTTTATCATCGTTGTATTCGCAAACTATCAAAGATATTTCAAATGTAATAGGAATTAGAGAAAATCAGCTTATTGGTTATGGATTAATTGTGGGTCTTCCAGGAACTGGAGACAAATCAAAATTTACAATGCAATCTTTGCAAAATCTTCTTAGAAACTCTTATATAAAAATTCCAGCAGGTTCAATTAATTCTAAAAATATTGCAGCTGTTATGGTTACAGCTGATTTGCCACCATTTTCAAGACAAGGTGATAAAATAAAAGTTAAAGTTTCAACAATTGGAGATGCAAAATCTATTGATAATGGTGAACTTTTAATCACTCAATTAAAAGGTGTTGATGGTAATGTTTATGCATTGGCACAAGGTACTATTTTAGCTAATGAAAATAATAAAACTACTGGTTTTATTTATGATGGTGCAACTGTTGAAAATGAAATAGATTTTAATCTAAGAGATGAAACTTCTTTACAATTAAGTTTATTAAAAAATTCTGCTAAAAATGCAGATTTAATTGAAACAAAAATAAATGAAAAATTTGGAAAAAAATTAGCAACAGCTCTTGATACAAGAACAATTGAAATTAAAAAACCAGCAGATATTTCTATGGTAAAATTTTTGGCACTTGTACAAAATATTGAGTTAGATTCTACATTTAAAAAGAAACTTATTATTGATGTAAGTAGAGAATCTGTTATAACTGGTGGCGATATTCCAATTGACCCAGTAACAATTGCAAGAGATAAATTTACAATAAAAATTGCAAAAACTGATTTAGACAATAATCAATGGAATGACCCAAAAGAGAATCCTGGAGTTAGTGTTGATAAAGACGTTAAAATTGCTGATAAACCTATTATTAATATTGATAATGCAATGATAAATACAAAAGGAACACCTACAATATCTGATTTAGTTCGTTCAATGAAAGTTATGAAACTTCCTATGACTGAAATAATTGACACTATAAAAATGATAAAAGAGATGGGTGCAATTGATGTTGATATAGAAGTAAGAGGATAA
- a CDS encoding flagellar basal body L-ring protein FlgH, which yields MKKNSIFIILIIAFFYGCSTSEPELEFEKPEIQIPKKLPEARKNKGSLYSMQGTSLFADKKDLQVGDIIQIVISEDLTSKSNNKRELSSTRDNSLGGGVLAATGTNTLGATAGGIANKLNRNLGVDFGTNSSSSDKGSVKTQVDETFETTISAIIEETYQNGNYYIKGKKEMLIEGQKQNIIISGVIRPYDITSDNSINSSQIANLKLLYEKDGVESEILETPWGLRFMRAIWPF from the coding sequence ATGAAAAAAAATAGTATTTTTATAATTTTGATAATTGCTTTTTTTTATGGTTGTAGTACATCAGAACCTGAATTAGAGTTTGAAAAACCAGAAATTCAGATTCCAAAAAAATTACCCGAAGCTAGAAAAAACAAAGGTTCTTTGTATTCAATGCAAGGGACTTCTTTATTCGCAGATAAAAAAGATTTACAAGTTGGAGATATTATTCAAATTGTAATTAGTGAAGATTTAACATCAAAAAGTAATAATAAAAGAGAATTATCAAGTACAAGAGATAATAGTTTAGGTGGAGGTGTTTTAGCTGCCACAGGAACAAATACTTTAGGTGCAACAGCTGGTGGAATAGCTAATAAACTAAATAGAAATCTTGGTGTTGATTTTGGAACTAATAGTTCTTCTTCTGATAAAGGTTCTGTAAAAACTCAAGTAGATGAAACTTTTGAAACAACAATTTCTGCAATAATTGAAGAGACTTACCAAAATGGGAATTATTATATAAAAGGTAAAAAAGAGATGTTGATTGAAGGGCAAAAACAGAATATTATTATTAGTGGTGTAATAAGACCATATGATATAACTTCTGATAATTCAATTAATTCTTCTCAAATTGCAAATTTGAAACTTTTATATGAAAAAGATGGAGTAGAATCAGAAATACTTGAAACACCGTGGGGATTAAGATTTATGAGAGCAATCTGGCCATTTTAA